The DNA sequence TTGATATTAAGTGTGTTTAGTGGAAATTAAGTAAAAAAATTATCCCCATTATGGACTTACCCCCGGAAGTGGGACAAATAAAAAAATCAATTTATTAATTTCTCAAACAGCATGGCTTCGGTACTCCACCGGAGCCATGTTGTTTAGTCTTTTTTGATACCTCTCTTCATTGTAAAATCTTATATATTCTGATATCAACCTCTTGTATTCTTCCTTTGTCTTCTCCACATGTATCTTTACCAATTCTTCTTTAAAATGACTAAAGAAGCTTTCTACAGGTCCATTGTCTTGTGGTATTCCCTTTCTTGACATGCTTTGAATTATTCCC is a window from the Thermosipho atlanticus DSM 15807 genome containing:
- a CDS encoding IS3 family transposase, which gives rise to GIIQSMSRKGIPQDNGPVESFFSHFKEELVKIHVEKTKEEYKRLISEYIRFYNEERYQKRLNNMAPVEYRSHAV